The genome window aacatacgtatgtatgtaaatgcgCGAAACACTTTTGCTAGCGTGATTGatatttacacatttattttaagaaattactACGTAATACTTATTCGCTTTAACGAATTGAAAACCGACACTGTGCGATGGAATATCAATAAATGGCAATACCAAAATTGAAGCAcatttaccaaaaatatttcacataaaaaataaaacaaaaatgcaaatgaaaataacgTTTTgacgaaaatatatttttggcgCTGCTTTTCATCAATGTGGCCGTAACAACAAACGAAATTGCGCAGCCCTGGAAGTCATCCAATAGTACAGTTTGGagccactgctgctgccacatttCGTCAGCAttgaattgtttataaaataaaaaaaatgattaacGCAAAAATGacatgtatatttttattaaatgcgAAAAACCTTTAATCTGAAGCTTCGTTTCATTcgaaatttggtatttttctatGTAAGAAGCTACTCTTCAAAATACTATTTGCGGTCACATTCCAATTCATATTAAATTGAGTcgatataaatttgttttcattttgagtTTGACAaactatttgtttatttgatgAAATTTCATTGGTTAAAGTGTTTTgcgttgttttatttttaaatattatttttatcgcTAATCGATTTTTATGGTAATATCGATAATATCGAATCGATTTCTGATCTACCTACAACACTTAACACAACAAAGGCATAAAAGGCCACATAGAATTcgtaataatacaaaaaatacagaaacTACGCCACGGAAATTCAACTCTAAACAAATAATCAACAATTTCGGGTATCAAAAAAATACACGTTTCGGCAAGCAACCGCAAAACAAATCTCGAAGCTTTGGCAGCAATTGCATTTCTATTGGTAAATTAGGTAAGGCTGAGAGAGAACGTGGTCGTTGAATTTGCAGTCAAAAACGTGCTAAAAAGTGATTCAAGGGGTTGGTAGTGGGGGTGGGGGAGTGTCTTTAGTATCACAAGCAAGAAGTTGCGTGCGCGGCAATATTATGATGGCCACTTTAACTTGCTGCTGCATAtaaatgtttgtatgtatgtacatatgattAGAGAGGCACTAATGCGCTGCCATTTCctgtatcttttttttttgcaagagcgaaagagaaagtTCAGACGTTGCTACTAATGGCTGCTGCAACTGTCAAACGACTttgagttgtttttgttgttgccgtgaAATACCGTTTAagcaatagcaaaaacaaatattcaacGTCAACACATGCGCAagttaatgaaaataaatcaaatcatagattaatttgttgttgtgttcgtCCGACGTGCGGTTCAATTGATAAGTGAAGTTCTTAAGTgccagcaaacaaatttattcaaCTCATATTCCAACAGCCcccacaacaaccacaagtACAACACCCCAGCAGCAAATCTAAAATGGCACGCGGTCACCAGAAAATTCAGTCGCAAGCGAAGGCGGCCGAGAAGCAGGCAAAGATGAAGAAGCAGCAGGGTCACAGTGCCAACGATCAAAAGAAGGCGGCCCAAAAGGCGcttgtgcatgtgtgtgtgctgtgcaAGGTAAACTTCAACAAATTCGTAATAATGGATTAAATCAATAACTTaagttaatttatatttatagtcgCAAATGCCGGATCCCAAGACTTATAAGCAGCATTTTGAGAACAAGCATCCGAAGAATGATATGCCCGAGGAGCTGAAAGACTTGTAACTTGTGCCGGTGGCagaatacaataaataaatacattacatacaatttaaatatatatagaggaaatgcaaaataattgaattcaaattaatgaaGGAAATATCAACTAAATGACGAGTTGCCTACCACTACGATATATAACAGtaatattaacaacaataaaaatgtaaacaatcaACATACACATTTTTTCGGGATTCAAAACGCAAGCTGAATTTTTATAACATGAAAATCGTAACCACATTCTTTTGCATTGCCAAcagtaatttgtttataaagtGGCAAAATGACaagacaacaaaacacaataataataataacaaatagcCATAGCCttaatacattatttaatCTGGTATTTGACTTTCTCTGCCGCCacaaacattattattattattattacattttgcGTTTATAAACAAttcgtatatatattttatagttttatacATTTCATGCATAAgctaaaaaagaaactaaaacgACAAagagaaaatgagaaaatgcGTTTTTTGTACTATACAAAATCTAATGTAAATgagaatttataaatacaataaaaaaattggaaaattgttAAGTAAACTGCGTCAAGtggtaaaaaaataaattaaatgtttatttaacgCCTTCCGTTAGCTGCATAAAAACCAAATCTTCGCGCGCTGGAAAATCTGTTAAGACCGTGATGCCAATATTATTATCTGCCAAGTTGGGTGTATCCTCATGGTACCCAAACCAATAGATTATGATGCCAGGACCAAAGCTGCATGGTTATAATagtttcaataataatttaattttaacgGTATCAATGTGATTATGGAACTTACCGATTGCAGTAgctttgcagctgctgttgtatGTTCTTCTTATGGCTTCTGGGATCCCCGAAATTTGCCTTGCTCTCAATCCAATTAACCACGGAATCCTTGTAGAGAAATGGGAAAATCATTTTGATGTCCGGCGTCTTGTCGTAACCCATGCGTCGCAAATCTTGCTCATCGTAGAAATGTATGCCCACCTCCTTGGCAAGCGTTTTCAGCTTTACCTCGTACTCCTCGCCGATAATGCGACGCCGCAGATCCGTCAGCGGTCCCTCCTGGTTATCACTGTAGAGGCATTGTTGGACGTTAGCTGCCAAGCGGGGATCTTGTATTAAATGTGGATGCTTTAGGAGGCGATAAACATGCGATCGCTGCGTCAGGTCGTATTTTTCCTGTAGCAAGATGCGGCACAGGGCAATAGGACTGATGTTCTCCAAGGAGGCCATCCGAATCAGCAGTGCATTATCATTGTACAGATGACATTGCTCCTCATAGCTATAACGAAAAGTAGAGTTTGCAATGTAAAATAAAGGATTTTTTGAGTGTCGCTTCGCTTACGTCTGTAGCAGCTTCTTGGAGCGCTGTTCAAGACGCCAATGCTGCCCACGGTGTTTGTTAAACATTTCGGATTGAAGAATACAAATCAAGGCAAGCGGCTCGACGTCAACAAAGAAGCGATTCACCATTTCCAATTCGCAGTCTATTGCCAGGCCGCCGTGATAGCCATTGATAAATTGACAAATTCGCGTGTATTCCACGTTCgttaaaatcttttttttggcCGCATTATGGCTAGTAGCTATTGTGTTTTTGGccattatttcaaaaatttaaatttaaacttagTCTAATCAGCTGGCAGTGTTGTTGTGTATAAGCAGTGTGACCGTgtaacaaaaaccaaaataataccaacgaaatattattgtttttagtcTCCGCGATTAAAAAATCCCGCCAATTTTTCTATGATCAGGGTTTGGGAACAgttaaataaacttgaaatactttacatttttaaatttttggaaacgccagttattaaaaaatctattttaaatcgTATTTGTGCATATTATCGtagagaaaaaaaatcgaTTTACCGCTGTAGAATCGATAAGCAATTAACATATGTTCTGCCTATCGACTGTGACAGTGTGGCAACTCGGTCAGTTGCTAAACAAAACCAAGGTAGAAAAAGTGTCTCGCAGACACGTCAGAATtccattaaatttttgtactAAAGTTATTTACACAACTGTCTTATTGTCTTAACAAATCAATCTGAAGTGAGAGCTCATCGTAACACGTGCAACAATGAAGTGTCAGGTGGCGAGTGTCGTGCTGGCGTTTGCCTTGTTGATTGTGGCAACAGCTTTGCCTGTgacgcaaaacaaaaaggagGAAAAACCAGCGGAACATAGCAGCACTCCTGCCCCCGCCGACGTGGAAACGGCCCTGGAGTATGAGAGGTATTTGCGTGAAGTGGTCGAAGCCCTGGAGGCTGATCCCGATTTTCGCAAAAAGCTCGATAAGGCGCCCGAAGCAGACATACGTGTAAGCTGagtttgattatttatttcccCCTTTACCCTGCCTAAAATTAAACGATAACTATTTGCACAATCTAGAGTGGCAAAATCGCACAAGAGTTGGACTATGTGAATCATCATGTGCGCACCAAGTTGGACGAGATAAAACGCCGCGAACTGGAGCGCTTGCGTGAATTAGCCAACAAGGCCTTCGAACTGAGCAACGACATCGATCGCGAGCATTTGAAAGTGCCACAACATTTGGATCATGGCAATGAGCACACATTCGAAATCGAAGATTTGCGCAAACTGATACAGAAAACGTCCGATGACTTGGCCgaagcggatcgcaagcgacGTGGCGAATTCAAAGAGTACGAAATGCAAAAAGAATTCGAACGTGAGGCACAGAAAAAGGAAATGGACGAGGAGTCACGCAAGAAATTCGAGGCTGAGATCAAGGCAAACGAAGCGAAGCACAAGCAACACGAGAAGATCCACCATCCTGGCAACAAGGCACAACTAGAGGAGGTCTGGGAGAAACAGGATCATATGGAAAAGGACGATTTCAATCCGAAAACATTCTTTTCCATTCACGACGTGGACAGCAACGGTTACTGGGACGAGGCGGAAGTGAAGGCACTGTTTGTCAAGGAACTGGACAAGGTGTACAACAGCAATCTGCCCGAGGATGATATGCGTGAGCGTGCCGAGGAAATGGAGCGCATGCGTGAGCATTACTTCCAGgtataaaatcattaaagttAACAATCAAAAAACATTACTAATAAGACTGTCCGTTTAGGAGACGGACACAAATCACGATGGTCTCATCAGCATTGATGAGTTCATGCAGCAAACAGCCAAGGAGGAGTTCCAACGTGACCCCGAATGGGAAACCAtcgaccagcagcagcaatataCGCACGAGGAGTATCTGGAGTTTGAGCGTCGCCGCCAGGAGGAAGTGCAGCGTATGATTGCCCAGGGACAATTGCCCCCACATCCCAATATGCCGCAAGGCTACTATGCTGCTCCTCCGCCAGGTGGCGTTGCCTACCAACAGCCACCGCCAGCTGGTGCTCAGTTGCACTACCAGCAACCGGATCAATTGCAtctccaacagcagcaacagtacgcccaccagcagcagcaatacgcacaacatcagcagcagcagcaacagtttgcCCAGCAgtatcagcaacagcaatacgGACAGCCGCAGCCCGTGCAATTGAATCCCAATCAAGTTTATCAGCATGCCGGACAAATACCAGCACAACAGCAGCCCGTGTATCAGCAGCAGCCTGTCTATCAGCAGCCaatacaacagcagcaacctgtgcaacagcaacaacaacctgtgcaacagcaacaacagcctgtgcaacagcaacaacctgtgcagcaacaacaatctgtgcagcagcaacagcagcctgtgcagcagcaacaacaacctgtgcagcaacaacaacagcagcaacaacccgTGCAACAGCTCAACAACCAAACCCCGCCTCCTGCGCAAAACCAACAGTTGCCcgtacagcagcaacaacagcagcagcaacaacaaccacaacctgtgccacaacaacaagctcaacaaccacagcaaccgCAAGCGCAGAAACACTAAACGGAACATTCCTTTTTACGGGCGTCGCATTTTGTGCTATACGAAAAACAAATCTAAATTATCGATGACTGAAATAGCAAACAGGAAATTTATctaatctcaaaatatatatgtatattttcttttatatatatgcatattcgCATATGATATAAATTGATCAAtgtttaataacaattaattgGCTGTCGGAGATTGTCGCATTGTCTTTCCATTGTcgcctttttttttgatacTTTTCCCATTTTTCTATATAGTAACTACTTTCCGCTCTTTTTTACACACATCTTttttgtacataaataaaattaatttattgcagaaaataaaatttgtgcagtaaagtatttattctgttttgttttaatataatcGAATTAATTAATGACCAATTTGTTCGTTATCATCTTATACTTACTTTATAGTTGACTTTCGAAGTTCGAACTTGAcatctgttttgttttccccGTAGATcacttttataaaaaagaaCACAGTGTCatgatttatattatttttatttacttgttcAAAATTCACtcaaaaagaatattttcgaaaataaatattatagctcaatttataaatactcaAGTCTGAGAATTCTGGAACGGTTAGAGTTAGTGTAATtccactttttgtttttcgataGATACTGCATATGGttcttacaaaaaaaatcatatcgttctatatatgtaattaAGTTACACTAGTAAAATAAGATTGGGAGCGAGAGAGTATTATTATAGTCCAGAAGAGGAAGCACTTAAAGCTAGCAATAAATCAATTGTGTTAATTAATCGTGTTATAAATTCGTTTACAAAAgttgtaaaattaatttctacTTGGGTTAAAGCTGTCTTACGGGAGACGATTTATTAGGCGTTTGGCGACTTAGCTTACACAAAGGCAAATTTATATGGTTAAGCTAATATGTAATAATGATTATCGTGTGGagaatattaaacaatatattGATGTCTTAATTATAGAGTGGGATTAATGCAATGCAACTAACTTAATATGTAGGATATGCATAAGATGATTAAATGATGCAACAGTTCCAATTATCGAATAGGCGAAAACCAATTTAGTTGTAACcgatttttgcaattttatattttatttagaaaaattcgttcgtttgtttgttttgttgttgttttggcaactaaaaaactaaattacatAGTATGTGGGATagataatatttattatagcaCAGTAATACAATGCACCAGACGACGAAAGTTAGGTgacctttttctttttaataactATATAGCAAAATCCATATAACAATTTTGATATAGGTGTATAGTTATAGTTAATAGACAAGAGTACAGTACACTGAATATTGCTGTAGTGTATATTGTTAATGTTGTACTGTTCTATTCTGATCTGATCTGTATTTCGAATTTGTAAcactttctttttgtttttttctttttttgttttataattaggAGACTTATCATAATACATAATAGTGTGTTTTACCAGTTATAGTAGTTTGGTTTCCTGTGGTCGAGCCACTGAGCAGTTgcttatatttataatgattTCGTATATATACtagtaatattaatattaatatttattcgatTCGCTTACATATGCAGCACTTTCCTGTAACCACAACAAATAACGTTTATAgaatttcgttttgttttctgctACTTGGCatgttttacaaaaatatacaccAATTGTTCTCATCCAATTATTAGGGTTATCAGATATcagttgttattattataattattacaatGCATTTTAACATGGATCATTTCTTTCGTTTAAGGCAAAGTGTgtcttgttgttttgttgttaactaaatgcaaaaatagtTTAATGTTTAACATAAATGCTATTGTCTAAATCAACAGACAGAGCGACAATAAATCTAGGAGTCTactacacaaaaaaagagagcacaaaacagaaatagaaattgtgacagaaattataaacaatttgagaaGTTTAGTAACAAGTTTTCAATAAGTTCTATTGTTTGTTCACTGTGGGGCGGGCGTTTCTTTTCCTTTAGTTTAATTTGTCAATTGTTGTCTTGTTTTAGCAGCTTTTTGATTTACTTGTGATCAACGCCTCACAATGCTGGAAGGTCGCGGCAAGCCGCTGCGTTTCACTTGCGTCGGTGGCCTCAATCCCGATGGCTTTGGTATGCCCGTTGCTCCGGTTGTCACCTGTGTCAGCTTCGAGCTCAGCACCTGCGTGTCGAAGTTCTGATTTAACTTGGTCTCCTTACCATACAGACTGCCACGCGACGATGCCGACGAGAGGCTCTGCAAAGAACACGAAGAGTAAATCAGTTTTAATGAAGTTTAAATTGGCGCTCCAAGTATTTTAAACTCCAACTCACTTCGGGTGTCTCAGATTCTCCTGCTGCTCGCATGCTCAGACTATAATAACCGGAAGAAGGACGCGCCAGTCCATTGCCCACTGCTCGCTTTGCTCCCGCCGTTGACGGCGCACGCAATCCGCTCACCAGCTTGGGCACTTTGAATACCGATGTATCTTCCTGCTGTGCATGATTGATTTAGATTTAGAATGTTAATTAACATCAAATGTGCCAACAAACTCACCTCTTGCTGCTGCGCTGGCCTCGGGCCGCTCATCAATCGGTTCTGGCTTTGAACGCCGGGCCGTCGCAGTGCGCCACCTAAACTGGGACGAGGTGCTAGAGACGCTGCACCGGGTCCAACGATGCCGCTAATGTTGGAGGACAAGTTGTGGAACGACTTGGATTTAATGCCCATGGGACTCTTGAGCTCCCCCGGTGTTGTGCCTTTCTTCGCTGCGCTCGTTGCTTCAGCTCCAGTTGCTCCCATTGTGGGGCCATTTAATCCTGCACCCGCTGAAGTCGCCTTGCTGACCGTTGTAAACTTTTGCAGTCCACTAATGTAGCGTGGTCGAGAAAGTGATCGTGCGCCTTGGCTGGAAGATTCATTTGCTGGAGTCTCAAttacctgctgctgctgctgtcgctggcGCATGAGCAGCGACTTCTCCTTGGGCTTCTTGTAGGTCAAATAGTTGTTGCTGGCGCTgacggaggaggaggagctgcTGCTCTCACCAATGGCAGACTGATCGCGTCGCGAAAGTCGGCCCGGTGGAGATGTCTGACGATGCTGCTCAACTGGCTCCGGCATCTCCATTTGCGGCGGTTCCAGCGTCTCTTCGTCGTCTATACAAGGCACTACAATGTGGTTGTCCAGCTGCTCGTCGCGTGCACGCATTTCCTTCGTTATCTTGATGGTCTTGAAACGCTCACGATCTCGCTCCCGTCGCTCGGTCAGCTTATAGCTGGACGCTTCAGTCtcaacagcaatagcagaTTGCTCCTGCTCCTTTTCCGGCTGCTGTTCGGCCTCTGGCTCTTCCGATTCCTGCAACGGTGTGCAGGCCTCCGATGTGTTGGCCGCCGTTTCATCGTCCCGACGATGCACAATGAAGGAGGTGGAATTGCaactgctgccgccgctgacATTGCTGTCATGCATGGCGCTCAGATTGACGTCATCGTAAAGACGACTGCGTCGACTAAGCAATCGCTCACCACTGCCGCTAGCGCTCGACTGACTCTGGTTGTGACTGTGACTCAGAAGCTGTGTCTGATGCATTGACGGCGGCGTCACATGTTGCACGTGATCCTCCTCCAACAGCGCTTCACTGTGCGTGGCATGATGATGGTGTTGATGATTATgatgcagctgttgctgcgacGGTTGATGCTGCTCCTCGTCTCTGTTGAAGCGCCGCTTAATGCTGTCCAACGATTTCTGCATTTTAATCTGTTCCGCATTCAGTGAATTCATTTTGCCCAGCTCAGCGAGCATGTTCTCAAACTGTTCTTCATCGCCCTGCTGTGCCAACATCTCCACTTCCGCCTCGGCCAGATCGAGTATGCACTGCATTTGCTTCTGCTCCTCGGTCATGTTGTACGTGGCGTCCAAAGGTGGCTGCTCGATCTGATCCAGCAGCTCCATTGTCGCCGCCTCCAATTGCAGATCCTTCAGCATGGCCGTTGGCTGCTCGTACGTGTGATTTAACTGCGGCTGTGGCTGAAATTGTCGTCCTCGCTGTGGCGTCGTGTGGCTCACAATGGGCGATATGTTATCGATCTCTCCGCGCTCCTTGAGCTTGGGCGTATAGCTCAactgtttgttattgttattattattatggttgatattgttattgttgttattattgtgattTTTATTGAGGTTGTAGAGCTGCAAGCGTGAGCCTGTGTTGGTGGTCAACGGCGTCGATTCCATTTGCAGCGTGGACAGCGTTTTATCAACGTTCTCGGGCGTCTCACAACGGGAAGCTTCGGGTGTGTCACTGAGTTCAGTGTACGTGGTGTTCACCTGGCGTCCCGCCAGTAACAGCGTCTCATTGAGGGGCAGCGCCTGAGGTCTCTTAAATGTGGCATTCACCTCCAGTTCACACATCGAATCCGCTGTCGTTGGCGTTGTTAAGCTGTCCACCAGACTGAACGTGGTGTCTCCAATCATATCCTCGCTCAGCAACAAGCTACTgcgcaactgctgctgttggaactgcaactgttgctgctgctgcaagtgctgtgtttgttgttgcaactgcagttcGTTGCCAGTGGAAACACTGTCTGTGCTGTTGTCCATGGTGCTGCAACCTGAGGCGGTTTTGCTCAGAGTTGTCAGCGATATGTCATCGATTTGGCCAATGTGCGAGTCCTTGATCAAGGTGCCGTCACCGGACATGGTCAACGATTCGAGCGCCTTACGATCTCGGATCATATCGCTCAACGTATACACATCAGCCTCATTGGTCAGCGTTGTGGTCGTCGTTAGATTGAGTTGCGTTGACGCCTCTGTTGCATCCTCGTTGGGATCCAAACTGTTGG of Drosophila nasuta strain 15112-1781.00 chromosome 3, ASM2355853v1, whole genome shotgun sequence contains these proteins:
- the LOC132790774 gene encoding uncharacterized protein DDB_G0288805 isoform X1 — translated: MDILDIDEALKDDSYIFLADKTHDDISNILQQWKTNNQQQPPQSSLQLQPHLHYNNHEQAYKHNSKTFTRPKRRSQAATNLETQFNATTSGMLSLEIGGLVTTMHKSFLQDTSPPSSICSSMNNEHMNNSLISSADFTNLNFLQSTNSLDPNEDATEASTQLNLTTTTTLTNEADVYTLSDMIRDRKALESLTMSGDGTLIKDSHIGQIDDISLTTLSKTASGCSTMDNSTDSVSTGNELQLQQQTQHLQQQQQLQFQQQQLRSSLLLSEDMIGDTTFSLVDSLTTPTTADSMCELEVNATFKRPQALPLNETLLLAGRQVNTTYTELSDTPEASRCETPENVDKTLSTLQMESTPLTTNTGSRLQLYNLNKNHNNNNNNNINHNNNNNNKQLSYTPKLKERGEIDNISPIVSHTTPQRGRQFQPQPQLNHTYEQPTAMLKDLQLEAATMELLDQIEQPPLDATYNMTEEQKQMQCILDLAEAEVEMLAQQGDEEQFENMLAELGKMNSLNAEQIKMQKSLDSIKRRFNRDEEQHQPSQQQLHHNHQHHHHATHSEALLEEDHVQHVTPPSMHQTQLLSHSHNQSQSSASGSGERLLSRRSRLYDDVNLSAMHDSNVSGGSSCNSTSFIVHRRDDETAANTSEACTPLQESEEPEAEQQPEKEQEQSAIAVETEASSYKLTERRERDRERFKTIKITKEMRARDEQLDNHIVVPCIDDEETLEPPQMEMPEPVEQHRQTSPPGRLSRRDQSAIGESSSSSSSVSASNNYLTYKKPKEKSLLMRQRQQQQQVIETPANESSSQGARSLSRPRYISGLQKFTTVSKATSAGAGLNGPTMGATGAEATSAAKKGTTPGELKSPMGIKSKSFHNLSSNISGIVGPGAASLAPRPSLGGALRRPGVQSQNRLMSGPRPAQQQEQEDTSVFKVPKLVSGLRAPSTAGAKRAVGNGLARPSSGYYSLSMRAAGESETPESLSSASSRGSLYGKETKLNQNFDTQVLSSKLTQVTTGATGIPKPSGLRPPTQVKRSGLPRPSSIVRR
- the LOC132790774 gene encoding uncharacterized protein DDB_G0288805 isoform X2; the encoded protein is MDILDIDEALKDDSYIFLADKTHDDISNILQQWKTNNQQQPPQSSLQLQPHLHYNNHEQAYKHNSKTFTRPKRRSQAATNLETQFNATTSGMLSLEIGGLVTTMHKSFLQDTSPPSSICSSMNNEHMNNSLISSADFTNLNFLQSTNSLDPNEDATEASTQLNLTTTTTLTNEADVYTLSDMIRDRKALESLTMSGDGTLIKDSHIGQIDDISLTTLSKTASGCSTMDNSTDSVSTGNELQLQQQTQHLQQQQQLQFQQQQLRSSLLLSEDMIGDTTFSLVDSLTTPTTADSMCELEVNATFKRPQALPLNETLLLAGRQVNTTYTELSDTPEASRCETPENVDKTLSTLQMESTPLTTNTGSRLQLYNLNKNHNNNNNNNINHNNNNNNKQLSYTPKLKERGEIDNISPIVSHTTPQRGRQFQPQPQLNHTYEQPTAMLKDLQLEAATMELLDQIEQPPLDATYNMTEEQKQMQCILDLAEAEVEMLAQQGDEEQFENMLAELGKMNSLNAEQIKMQKSLDSIKRRFNRDEEQHQPSQQQLHHNHQHHHHATHSEALLEEDHVQHVTPPSMHQTQLLSHSHNQSQSSASGSGERLLSRRSRLYDDVNLSAMHDSNVSGGSSCNSTSFIVHRRDDETAANTSEACTPLQESEEPEAEQQPEKEQEQSAIAVETEASSYKLTERRERDRERFKTIKITKEMRARDEQLDNHIVVPCIDDEETLEPPQMEMPEPVEQHRQTSPPGRLSRRDQSAIGESSSSSSSVSASNNYLTYKKPKEKSLLMRQRQQQQQVIETPANESSSQGARSLSRPRYISGLQKFTTVSKATSAGAGLNGPTMGATGAEATSAAKKGTTPGELKSPMGIKSKSFHNLSSNISGIVGPGAASLAPRPSLGGALRRPGVQSQNRLMSGPRPAQQQEEDTSVFKVPKLVSGLRAPSTAGAKRAVGNGLARPSSGYYSLSMRAAGESETPESLSSASSRGSLYGKETKLNQNFDTQVLSSKLTQVTTGATGIPKPSGLRPPTQVKRSGLPRPSSIVRR
- the LOC132790779 gene encoding CDAN1-interacting nuclease 1, translating into MAKNTIATSHNAAKKKILTNVEYTRICQFINGYHGGLAIDCELEMVNRFFVDVEPLALICILQSEMFNKHRGQHWRLEQRSKKLLQTYEEQCHLYNDNALLIRMASLENISPIALCRILLQEKYDLTQRSHVYRLLKHPHLIQDPRLAANVQQCLYSDNQEGPLTDLRRRIIGEEYEVKLKTLAKEVGIHFYDEQDLRRMGYDKTPDIKMIFPFLYKDSVVNWIESKANFGDPRSHKKNIQQQLQSYCNRFGPGIIIYWFGYHEDTPNLADNNIGITVLTDFPAREDLVFMQLTEGVK
- the LOC132790776 gene encoding nucleobindin-2, with the translated sequence MKCQVASVVLAFALLIVATALPVTQNKKEEKPAEHSSTPAPADVETALEYERYLREVVEALEADPDFRKKLDKAPEADIRSGKIAQELDYVNHHVRTKLDEIKRRELERLRELANKAFELSNDIDREHLKVPQHLDHGNEHTFEIEDLRKLIQKTSDDLAEADRKRRGEFKEYEMQKEFEREAQKKEMDEESRKKFEAEIKANEAKHKQHEKIHHPGNKAQLEEVWEKQDHMEKDDFNPKTFFSIHDVDSNGYWDEAEVKALFVKELDKVYNSNLPEDDMRERAEEMERMREHYFQETDTNHDGLISIDEFMQQTAKEEFQRDPEWETIDQQQQYTHEEYLEFERRRQEEVQRMIAQGQLPPHPNMPQGYYAAPPPGGVAYQQPPPAGAQLHYQQPDQLHLQQQQQYAHQQQQYAQHQQQQQQFAQQYQQQQYGQPQPVQLNPNQVYQHAGQIPAQQQPVYQQQPVYQQPIQQQQPVQQQQQPVQQQQQPVQQQQPVQQQQSVQQQQQPVQQQQQPVQQQQQQQQPVQQLNNQTPPPAQNQQLPVQQQQQQQQQQPQPVPQQQAQQPQQPQAQKH
- the LOC132790780 gene encoding zinc finger protein 706-like encodes the protein MARGHQKIQSQAKAAEKQAKMKKQQGHSANDQKKAAQKALVHVCVLCKSQMPDPKTYKQHFENKHPKNDMPEELKDL